The Salmo salar chromosome ssa04, Ssal_v3.1, whole genome shotgun sequence genomic sequence ATTAAGCACGAGGGAGACACTGAACACTGCAGCCCCAGAGGCCTGGAGTTTTAGTAAGTTACCATGTTACCATTTTTATTACCATATTTATGAGTGCACAAGACAAGAAGAACAGATTAGGTAGCTTGTTGACCTTTAAcccaaatgcattttttttttacctctgatTGGCTAGAATGGAATTTGCACCATAGTACTTATCTAACTGCCCTGTCTGTCCTACAGGCCGGAAGGCATACTCTACCAGATGTTCAGGAATCAGTTTCTCACCTACTGCTTGTACCAAAGTAAGACACAACTGTAATATCTTTAAGTGCGAGATAGAATGACTATGGAGTAAATCACATACAGTTGTTTTTAATATGAAGCTATCATTATTGAAAACAAATGGCACTATTCAACTTTTGAATAGGCATTTCAATTCATTCACCTTTGAAATGGGATTGACCTGAAACCTGGGACGAAATAGAACAGCCTCAGTATTAATACAGTACGCttctgttgttgtgttgtctgtgCAAAATAGGTTTTGTCCAGTTTCTCCAGTACTATTACCAGAGTGGCTGTCTGTACAGGCTTCGAGCCCTGGGAGAGAGTCACAACATGGACTTGACAGTTGGTGAGTGAGAAGTCACACATTGTTGTGTGTCATCATGACTACTCACTGATCACGTGTTTAAGAGTAACATGACCAAAATTACAAAAACATatcctcctccatcactcctcATTGACCTGATATTATCATCAACACATAGTGTAGTTTGCAGCTGTATCGTACATGTTTACTGGTATTGTATAGTTCATGGTTATTATATGTGCATtccatatacactatatatacaaagtatgtggacaccccttcaaattagtttgacacccgttgctgacaggtgtataaaatcgagcacacagccatgcaatctccataggataacattggcagtagaatggccttaatgaagagctcagtgactttcaatgtggcaccatcgtagaataccacctttccaacaagtcagtttgtcaaatttctgccctggtagAGCttctccggtcaactgtaagtgctgttattgtgatgtggaaacgtctaggagcaacaacaggtcagccgtgaagtggtaggccacacaagctcacagaacgggaccgctgagtgctgaagcgcatagcgtgtAAATAACGTCTGTTCTCGGTTACAACGCtacttccaaactgcctctggaagcaacgtcagcacaagaactgttcatctggagcttcatgaaatgggtttccatggccaagcagccgcacacaagcctaagaccaccatgcacaatgccaagcgtcagctagagtggtgtaaagctcaccgccattggactctggagcagtggaaacgcgttctctggagtgttgaatcacacttcaccatctggcagcccgacggacgaatctgggtttggcggatgccaggagaactctacctgccccaatgcatagtgccaactgtaaagtttggtgggggaGGAATAATGGTACGGGGCTATTAGTTCCAGTGAGGGGAAATCTTAagactacagcatacaatgacaatcTAGATAACTCtgggcttccaactttgtggcaacagtttggtgaaggccctttcctgtttcagcatgacaatgcccccgtggaaaaagcgaggttcatacagaaatggtttgtcgagatcagtgtggaagaacttgactggcctgcacagagccctgacctcaaccccatctaacacctttggaatgaattggaacgctgactgcgagccaggcgtaATCGCCCATCATTAGTGCCCTACCTCACTAATCCTCTTGTGTATGATTGgaagcaatgtttcaacatctagtggaaagccttccaagaagagtgtaggctgttagcagcaaaggggggaccacctccatattaatgcccatgatttgggaatgagatgttcgacgagcaggtgtccacatactttggccatgtagtgtatttagtgACGTAAACAAACATTCCACCACCTCAGAGGGTTTCCAGTCGTGGATGTGGCGAGGCCTGACCTTCCTTCTGCCCTTCCTGTTCTTTGGTCATGTGAGTATCAGCAGTTTCTGGATATTGTTGTTTCTGCAGTTGTATGTATTGTGTAAGAGGAAGAGTGACACCActatgttctgtgtgtttgtagtTCTGGCAGCTTTACAATGGCCTAACACTGTTCAGGATGGCCCAGCTCCCAGAGTGTAAAGAGTGGCAAGTCAGTGCATATTAATATGTGGCAAGCTCCTTTAgttgttttattgtttattttgttGACTGTCAAATTTAAAGTGAACATTTGCAACAGTATTCCTAAcctgtcctccctccccaccctacAGGTCTCCATGTGTGGCTGCTCCTACCTTGTGTTGTTCATGGGGAACTTCTCCACCACACTTGGAGTAGTCTACCATAAGTACATCCACAACCAAGACAAGTCCAAGAGCCTATAAGACTTGAAGAGAAAGATAACTAGACATTGTTATGAACACAACGATTTATTCAAAAGAATATGTGCAAAATGTGTTTTGTACTAATATGCTTTTTATGTATATTTTATGCGTTTGTCTTGCAAATGTTTACTTTTTTCTGTTGCACCATTTTATCTAATGTGTTTCGTTTTGAGTAAAAATGTTGAACCACATTGTTCTTTGTTTTTCTGAGAAATGCAGCTTGTCACTTTCAGCATCGTATGATTTAATTGTGTGTGAGATTACCTGAATAGGTTGGAGATATTATAGTGGAAGAGAATTACATGCCTTGCACTGACAGTCACTAAACTGTCTACATGTTCAGCTGTGTCAAAAGAGAGCTCACTGCAATAATAAGCCACTGACTGAGTGTGCTTTGTTCATTAAATGTCTCATCAGGAGACTATGCCATGCGTATTACCACTGATATGTTAGGGATATGTTGACAATTTTACTTTCTTCTTCTTGGCTGATACTATTTTGAAGATGGATAGTGTTCTTCTCGATGGTTTGATAGGATGGTTGATATCAAAGTGAGTTCGATTTAATTCAATTATAGGACCTTTCAGGAACATGGCGTTATCACATTTCACTGTAGCCCAAAGGCCGGCAGATGGCGATATCGAGTCGTTTCATCATACCATCCAAAGGGAATGTGTGCAGCCGGCTATACATTCGTATCCCCTGTGGACTGGTTCGTACATAAAATATTCTTCATTCAGGCTGCAAAGGAGTCTGTTTTCCAACCTTAAATCGATTTCATGGCGAGAAGGCTGAAAAAAACGGAAAATATGCATACTTTCTTTATGAAGCcgtttgccaccaccatgctagagtGGCTAATGCTAGTCCCGGATGTTGTTGTGTAACGCGTTCAGCCAATCAGGTTGTATCAGTACATTTTTTCATCTTTTGTCTGATAGTTTCAAAATGACATGTATTGTATTTGTTGCCATGAACTCATTTACAGAACATTATTCACAGTTTTAATAAGAAAGATTAAACATGTATGAAGTGAAATTATGAAGTAAAAATTAGATTAAGagtaaaatacatgtatttttcacCCCAGATGCAGCATGCAATTAATGTAATGATAGTTTTGTTTAGAGGTTTATTAAATTATATGTTCATAAATTTGTGCAATCTGAAAAGTGTAATTAATAGTCAATAAATAATATCAATAAAACAAATTGGATCTTATAAGGGAATTTTATCTGATAATGTATAACGAAATGGAAGGCAGCACACTTCAATCAAACACATTTATTTTCTAAAGCCCTTTTGACATCAGCAAGTGTTTTACAGATATTCAGCCTAAAACCCATAATGAATAGTGTGTATGTTTTAGGAATTCAATGTATGTGGGTGTGATGGTAAGGGGCGTGGCAGTCGGACATAATTCTAGGGCACGCCAGGTAGTCAGCAGCACAGGATAGGCAGCAGGACCAGCTGGATTGGACACAGGCACAGCCAGGGTCTTTGCGACGTCCCTACCCCATTAAAGGTAAGGGTAGGgaagtcccaaggatcccagatagcactgACCATGAAAAAAACAACTACTGAAACCTTATTGGCTGAACGCATCACATAACATCCAGGACTAGCATTAGCCActctagcatggtggtggaaaatgttgTTTCATCCCTTACAAAACAAGATTgccgttttgaaactgcagtaactgcagtcgacaATGGTATTTTAgacgcagtaattgcagaataactgcagttacactgcaacattactgcagtaaaaaaactattattttggacacagtatttgcagcataatgcagttatactgcactcttaACTGAAGTTAtactgcagtgtactgcagttatactgcactctgactgcaatcttgTTTTGTAAAGGATTTTAAAAAGTATGCATATTTCCCCCGTTTTTTCCCGCCTTCTTGCcagcctgaatggagaatgttttatGTATGAACAGGTCCAAGGGGGATAGGAGTGTATAGCTGGCTGCACACGTTACCTTTGGATGGTAagtacaaaaacattttttttaaataaatgcatgaaatgaattgaaatgtatgcattcactactgtaagtcgctctggataagagcgtctgctaaattactaaaatgtaaatgtaaatggtaagATGAAACTACTCATTATTGCCATCTGCAGGCCTTTAGCACCATGTACATAAATGTGAGGCTCATCTggagttaccacagccacaaagtcacaaACCTTGGTCTCAGAGATAAAACCTATTATATTTGACAAAAATCCGTGTTATTCCATTTCGTATACTATGTTACTTTATGTTCAGTTATATTACATTTACTAGAGGTATCATAGTAAAAAATGTGTCTGAGAACCTCAAataagtatgatatgttacaattgCTATGGAGAGTAGGTTGCTTAAGTcaaatttttatttacatttattttagttaacctttatttaactaggcaagtcagttaagaacaagttcttatttacaatgacggcctaacaaaaggcaaaaggcctcttgCGGAGACGGtgaattaaaaaaacaaaaaaaacagggtGGTTGGCTggggtgagtgggtgtgtgtatattAAGCAAAACTCTAGCAACCAAAATGTTTAGCCTGGTCTCTTAAAGctccaatatgtaactttttgggagaccggaccaaattcacatagaaatatgagttatagatctgtcgaTTACTTGAAAgacgcggtagatctgttctatatgCTTTCcattcttaagtttcgttttgcgtcttttacttttggttttgtaaaccagcttcaaacaactgaaaatataatatttttggttatggaaaatatatttcacagtgtttTAGATGGTAAAATTATTccctacactatacttgcttgttttgtcaaataaacggaaattaggcaaactattagaatttttgcaaccaggaaataatgaagcgatttctgcatagtgcacctttaacaAAAATCCTTGCCACttaatttagtatgatatgttactttaTGTTACATTATATTgattagacgtaacatagtaaacgtaaacaCAGGAcattcaaattagtatgatattttAAGTTTGGTAAAGCAAAaatgaatgtctagcaacccaaaggttgtgtgttctAATCTCATCATGAACAACTTTAGCAtttgagctaattagcaactttgcaactacacggaacaaaaatatgaacgcaacttctaaagtgttggtcctatgtttcatgagctgaaataaaagataccagatatgttccatacgcacaaaaagcatatttgtctcacattttgtgcacacatttgtttacatccctgttagtgagcatttctcctttgccaagataatccacccacctgataagcatatcaagaagctgattaaacagcattatcactacacaggtgcaccttgtgctgaggaaaataaaaggccactctaaaatgtgcagttttgtcacaacacaatgccacagatgtctcaagttttgagggagcgtgcaattggcatgctgactgcaggaatgtccaccagagctgttgccagagaattgaaagtacatttttctaccaacatcgttttagaacatttggcaatacgtccaaccggcctcacaaccacagaccatgtgtaactacgccagcccaggacctccgcatccggcttcttcacctgtgggatcgtctgagaccagccacccagacagctgatgaaactgtgggtttgcacaaccctGGAAGCTGAaagctgaacatgtcccagttcttccatggcctgcatactcaccagacaagacacccattgagcatgtttgggatgctttggATTGATGTGTCCaggaacttcacacagccattgaagaggagtgggacaacattccacaggctacaatcaactctatgcaaaggagatgtgtggtgctgactggttttctgatccacgaccctactttaaaaaaaaagttatctgtgaccaacagatgcatatctgtattcccagtcatgtgaaatccatagattagggccatataaactgttttgttagacttcagtgcggattttaacattatcaatcatagtctgttgctggaaaaatgtatgtgttacgGCGTTACACccactgctatattgtggataaagagttacctaaCAACACAGAGGGTGTAATTTAATGGAACcctctccaacaaaatccaggtagaatcaggaattcccaagggtagctgtctaggccccttaattttttcaaaaactaaaatcactaaaccctaaacctcaactaaatcttgtaaagaataatgtggaaattgagcaagttgaggagacttaactgcttggagtaaccctggattgtaaactgtcatggtcaaaacatatggatataacagtagctaggatggggagaagtctgtccataataaagcgttgctctgcattcttaacagcactatcaacaaggcaggtcctacaggccctagttttgtcgcacctgaactacagttcagtcatgtggtcaggtgccacaaagagggatttaggaaaattgcaattggctcagaacagggaagcacagctggcccttggctGTAcgcagagagctaacattaataatatgcatgtcaatctctcctggctcaaagtggaggagagattgacttcatcactacttgcatttgtgagaggtattgacatgttgaatgcaccgagctgtctgtttgaactactggcacacagctaggacacccatgtataccccacaagacatgccaccagaagtctcttcactgtccccaAGTCCAGTACAgattatgggaggcgcacagtactacatagagccatgactacatggaactctattccacatcaagtaactcatgcagcagtaaaatttgatttgaaaaaattataaaaatacaccttatggaacagcggggactgtgaagcaacacaaacataggcacagacacatgcatacaaacagacGATAACGTATGCcctatacacacgtacacatgtgttttgtgttgtagatatgtggtagtagagtagggaaTAGCTAATAGGCATCATCTAAGAGAAGATCATGGGGATCCAAATacaaactcagtaaaatctttgaaattgttgcatgttgcatttatatttttgttcagtatacttactactttttatctactttgcaactacttagcatgttagctaacccttgccctaactctaaccctttaacctaactcctaatactaaccttaacctaatcTTATCCCCTGACAGTCAGCccaggcagtggtggaaaaaataccaaattgtcatagttgagtaaaagtaaagataccttaatagaaaactcaagtaaaagtgaaagtcacccagtaaaataaataaaaaaagtctaAAAGCATTTGGTTGTAAAGATACTTAAGTAtcgaaagtaaatgtaattggtaaaatgtacttaagtatcaaaagtaaaagtataaatcatttcaaattccttatattaagcaaaccaaatggcatgatttattttatatttttatggatagccaggggcacacccaaacactcagacataatttacaaacaaagcatttgtgtttaattttaaaatcagattttacctaaccttaaccataaccacactgctaaccttatgcataCCTAAAAGCTAATTTTGACTTtgtagctgggatggtaatgaTGTAAAAGCGATTAGCCTCGCTGATGTTTTATTGTGCTGGAGCAGCTTGAAGGTAAAAGTAACTATTTTGTTAgaattcaattagtattttgttttACTTCAACTTTATACTATGTTCAAATATGCTTAAAGGTTATGAATTTGACATCGCCTTACAAGACAATGGAGACAACACGTAGACTGTAACTAGCTGCTTTGAACAGATTACACAAGTGTGCTCCACTGTTTTGTACGGGTTTTTGGGTAACCTAAGCGGTGGAAGACGAAGTCAGACTTTAGGAAGAATTTGTCAGCTCAAACATGTCAAGTATCTTCTTATTAATAAAGTGAACATCATAGCAGCATGTGGCGGCagcgtagtctagtggttagagcattggactagtaaccgaaaggttgcaagatcaagtcCCCGAGTTGacgaggta encodes the following:
- the tmem120aa gene encoding ion channel TACAN isoform X2; this translates as MNAIDGIQESIKDRPNVFFEMESFLPKKNGLYLSLVLGNVNVTLLNKHSKFAYKDEYEKFKLVLTVLLLVFSFTCRFIFSYRALDALFNFLLVWYYCTLTIRESILISNGSRIKGWWVFHHYVFCFLSGVMLTWPEGILYQMFRNQFLTYCLYQSFVQFLQYYYQSGCLYRLRALGESHNMDLTVEGFQSWMWRGLTFLLPFLFFGHFWQLYNGLTLFRMAQLPECKEWQVSMCGCSYLVLFMGNFSTTLGVVYHKYIHNQDKSKSL